The genomic segment TACAGAAGAGGGAGATGTGGTATTAGATGCTTTTTTAGGAAGCGGAACTACTCTCATAGAATGCAGAGAAAAAAAACGATACGGAATAGGCATAGAACTTCAAGAGAAAGTAGCCGAGATGGCAGGTAATATCATATTAGGAAATAATAATGGTTTTTTTGATAAAAAGAGAGAAGAGTTAGAAGCTTTGAATCTCAAAATACTTTGTGGGGACTCTACTTCTTTGGAAATGAAGAAAACCGTTGGGGAACAATTACAAGAATGGAATAAAAAAATAAAACTTCTTCTTTTACACCCTCCCTATTTTGATATTATTAAATTTAGTGAGGATGCGAATGATTTGAGCAATGCCAAAAGTTTGGATATTTTTAACTCTTTATTAGGAAACATAGTAGATAATTACCTTCCGCTGATGGAAAAAAATAGTCATATAGCTTTAGTTATTGCAGACAAATATGCAGAAAGTCAATGGGTTCCTTTAGGTTTTTATGCAATGCAAGAAATACTCAAAAGAAAAGAACTCATACTCAAAGCAACTATCATAAAGAACATGTCGGGTAATAGAGGAAAGATACAA from the Chitinophagaceae bacterium genome contains:
- a CDS encoding DNA methyltransferase, whose protein sequence is MKTFDENILTDSLWVLGERDKQFGHSNVYHGNFIPQIPRQFIERFTEEGDVVLDAFLGSGTTLIECREKKRYGIGIELQEKVAEMAGNIILGNNNGFFDKKREELEALNLKILCGDSTSLEMKKTVGEQLQEWNKKIKLLLLHPPYFDIIKFSEDANDLSNAKSLDIFNSLLGNIVDNYLPLMEKNSHIALVIADKYAESQWVPLGFYAMQEILKRKELILKATIIKNMSGNRGKIQQEALWRYRALKGGFYIFKHEYIFLFQKVM